A region from the Drosophila mauritiana strain mau12 chromosome 2L, ASM438214v1, whole genome shotgun sequence genome encodes:
- the LOC117137625 gene encoding LOW QUALITY PROTEIN: uncharacterized protein LOC117137625 (The sequence of the model RefSeq protein was modified relative to this genomic sequence to represent the inferred CDS: inserted 2 bases in 1 codon), producing the protein METLNTTKIPLSKCTPSSVRFGYREYPPSFQDSPGPPCSPCSPGSPTGFSCTRCARAWVASTFRFPAPKPESTIEFQTVYGILXHPTTQTTIRRPRKTQRLLQFLCAIFYMGTKGGTKCRLWLVKVKGWKVFFFLFFLGGEG; encoded by the exons ATGGAAACTTTGAACACGACCAAAATCCCACTAAGTAAGTGTACGCCCAGTTCAGTTCGGTTTGGGTACCGGGAATATCCTCCGAGCTTCCAGGATAGCCCGGGTCCTCCATGCTCTCCATGTTCTCCTGGCTCTCCGACAGGGTTCAGCTGCAC CAGGTGTGCCCGTGCCTGGGTGGCTTCCACCTTTCGGTTTCCAGCCCCGAAACCGGAATCTACGATTGAATTTCAGACAGTATACGGCATCCT gcacccaaccacccaaacCACCATCCGGCGACCAAGGAAAACGCAAAGGcttttgcaatttttatgtGCAATTTTTTACATGGGAACCAAAGGCGGTACGAAGTGTCGCTTGTGGCTCGTTAAGGTTAAGGGGTGGAAGGtgttttttttcctattttttttgggtggTGAGGGCTAG